Genomic DNA from Leptospiraceae bacterium:
TCAAAGCTAATTCCTTATTTACTTGAACTGTATTGATAGCCTCTTTACCTGATTGGGCATGTAAAACAGTATACCCAGAGTTTTCTAAATGCTTTGTATTTACCATTGCCATTAGTGGGTCATCTTCCACGAGAAGCAGTGTTTTTTTATTTATTCTGTTCATTATTATTCTTAGTAAATTAGATTCTGAACCTAAATATTAATTCTTCAATATTTTTGTAAAGCTTTTCATCACTGAATAAAGAATTAAAAAAAATAGCACCGATTAATGTATACAATGCACATGATTTCCAGAACTTTTATAAAAGTAACCGACAGAGAATTTGATAAGCTTTGTCAGTTCACGGACGGGATTTTATACTCTTGCCTTATATAAAGTTTTTGGAAATTCAAAGGTGCAGGTGATTCCTTCTTTGCTTTCCATAAGAATATTTCCCTTCATTTGTATTTCGGCGATGCTATAAATTAATTTTAGTCCTAATGTGTTTTGTTTTCTAAAATCAAATCCTTCTGAAACACCGACACCGTTATCGGAGTATTGTAAAATATAATTTCCTGAATCGTTAAGAATGAGATTGATTGAAATATTTCCACTTCTATTGTCTGGGAATCCATATTTTAAAGAATTCGTCATAAGTTCATTGATAATCAATCCAAATGGAACTGCCGTATCGAGAAGAAAGGATTGCTCCACAATATTTACATGCAAAGAAATTCTATTATTTGCAATATTAAAACTTTCCATTATTAAAACAGATAAGTCATGAATATATTCTTTGATAGAAATTTGAGATAGATTCTGTTTCTTATAAAGCATTTGGTGCACTAGAGAGATTGCAATGATTCTTTTTTCAGTTTCATCAACTAATTTTTTAAGTTCAGCATTGTCTTGAAAGTCCGCAGACTGAAGCCTTAGGATTCCTCCAATCAATTGCAAAGTGTTTCTTGTTCTATGATAGAGTTCTTTAATTAGAATTTCTTTTTCTCGTAGGGATTGAAGTATTTTATTTTCATTTTGTATACGTTCTGTGATATCATTCGAAATGGCGCATATTCCAAAAGGTTGATTATTTTGTAGGAAAATTGGAAATTTAACTGTTAAATAAGTATGCCAATTTCCATCTTTATGCATTACTACTTCTTCTGAATAAACAGGGCTTCCATTTTCTAAGGCAGCTAGATCGTTACTCCATAACTTCTCAGCAACTTCTTTTTGAAAGACATCAAATACATTTTTTCCTATGAATTCATTCAAGGGAGGAGCATCTAAGACCGCAAAACTTCTATTTGCAAGTAAAATATTTCCATCCAGATCCTTAATAGAAATTAGCGCGGGGGAATAATCCAAAATAGCCTGTAACTTGGAATGCTCTTTTTGCAATTCAATTTCTCTTTTCTTTCTTTCCGTAATATCGTTTGTAACAATTACAACTCGCCAATGAGGGAATGAACAAGCCACAGCACTTACTTCTGTCCAGATTAATTCATTATTTTCCTTTATGATTCCAATTTCGACATTATGAACTGCGTTTTCCCCTTTACGAATCCTTGTGCTTGGGAATTCATCAAAGTTCATTTCTGAGAAATCAGATTTTAAATACTTTCTTTTTTTTATACTCTCCTTTTAGTAAATTTTCAGGAGAAATTTCTAGCAATCTACTAATGTGGTCATTTTGTTTTATAATATGACCATCGCCATTTAATACAGTAATTCCAATGGGTAAAATACTAAAAAGGAATTCTAATTTCTGATTTAATGTTTGTTGGCATTTTTCATTTTCCTCGGCTTTTTCTTTGGCTAATAATAATTCATTTGTTTTTTGTTTAACTTTTTTTTGTAGAAATAGACTGAATAAGCCAATACCAGAAATGCCAATCAGAAATATAGCAGCAATTATTATCCAAAATTTAACTTCAAAATAAAAAGGTTTAACTTCATTCGATAGCCACTTGCTGTAAATATTTTGCTTTTCCGTTTTAGATATTGAATTCACTGCTTTAGATAGAATTGAATTTAAGGGTTCCAAATCTTTTCTATTTGCTATAGCAAGGTCATTGGAATAATCGATTTCTCCTGCGATTCTCAAATTACTAATGCCTTGATTTTCAATATAATACGTTGTAGAAGCTTGTTGCGATATGAAAGCATCAACCTGCCCCACAGAGACAGCTCTTAAACAAGTAATATCATCGAAAAATGGAATCAAAGAATAATCGGGATAGTTTTTTATTAAAAACTCTTGAACTGCATACATATTTACGACTGCAATTTTTTTATTTTTTAAATCGGCAATTGAAGTAATGCTTTGTTCGGTATTTCTAACTACAATCACATGCTTGTGAGATATAAGTAGAGGTGTGAAATTTAAGTATTGCTGCCTAGCATCCGTTTTTTGGACTTCAAGTATAACATCAACAGTTCCATCTTTTATTTCATTTAATA
This window encodes:
- a CDS encoding PAS domain S-box protein — its product is MNFDEFPSTRIRKGENAVHNVEIGIIKENNELIWTEVSAVACSFPHWRVVIVTNDITERKKREIELQKEHSKLQAILDYSPALISIKDLDGNILLANRSFAVLDAPPLNEFIGKNVFDVFQKEVAEKLWSNDLAALENGSPVYSEEVVMHKDGNWHTYLTVKFPIFLQNNQPFGICAISNDITERIQNENKILQSLREKEILIKELYHRTRNTLQLIGGILRLQSADFQDNAELKKLVDETEKRIIAISLVHQMLYKKQNLSQISIKEYIHDLSVLIMESFNIANNRISLHVNIVEQSFLLDTAVPFGLIINELMTNSLKYGFPDNRSGNISINLILNDSGNYILQYSDNGVGVSEGFDFRKQNTLGLKLIYSIAEIQMKGNILMESKEGITCTFEFPKTLYKARV
- a CDS encoding transporter substrate-binding domain-containing protein, translated to MKLYNCLLIKKKVIYFFIYIFLFCQFSCHNFDILTESEKEWLKEHPNLIVGLSPNAPPYQFINDKGEEVGIFIDFLTIIEDRINYKFKRIYQSDFPRLLNEIKDGTVDVILEVQKTDARQQYLNFTPLLISHKHVIVVRNTEQSITSIADLKNKKIAVVNMYAVQEFLIKNYPDYSLIPFFDDITCLRAVSVGQVDAFISQQASTTYYIENQGISNLRIAGEIDYSNDLAIANRKDLEPLNSILSKAVNSISKTEKQNIYSKWLSNEVKPFYFEVKFWIIIAAIFLIGISGIGLFSLFLQKKVKQKTNELLLAKEKAEENEKCQQTLNQKLEFLFSILPIGITVLNGDGHIIKQNDHISRLLEISPENLLKGEYKKKKVFKI